From Anas platyrhynchos isolate ZD024472 breed Pekin duck chromosome 16, IASCAAS_PekinDuck_T2T, whole genome shotgun sequence, a single genomic window includes:
- the ABCB9 gene encoding ABC-type oligopeptide transporter ABCB9 isoform X1 yields MLGGWHGFPYRHSHPAPLSPPPPGGECQPHPLLLTPHRGHCGHVLPALEPSPPTASVAPNPAGRMRAWKAVASTLVLSGVDVVVTTLLYAHGRGGRDILQDLRHFNIFNSLLDVWGGCLYRSCVLLGASIGVATNTAYGPRRLRASRTFIAVVCLLMGIYMMVKLLLYSEVRRTIKDPWFWGLFAWTYVALAATFGLWQLLACVTSSREALGHGSESRTEAEESCDAPRDKREEAAGPTIHKLLSYTKPDAFFLGIASFFLLVAALGETFLPYYTGLAIDGIVVQKSMDRFSTAVLVMSLLAIGSSFAAGIRGGVFTLIFARLNIRLRNCLFRSLVSQEMSFFDENRTGDVISRLTSDTTIVSDLVSQNINIFLRNVVKATGVIFFMFSLSWKLSLVTFMGFPIIMLVSDVYGKYYKKLSKDVQNALAKANNTAEETISAMKTVRSFANEEAEANVYWQKLQQVYKLNKREALAYTYYVWSSGLTLLVVQVSILYYGGHLVISGQMTSGNLISFIIYEFVLGDCMESVGSVYSGLMQGVGAAEKVFEFIDRKPTMVNDGSLAPDHVDGKVEFRNVTFSYRTRSATQVLQNVSFTLHPGKVTALVGPSGSGKSSCVNILENFYPLQDGQVLLDGRPINMYDHKYLHSVISLVSQEPVLFARSIADNISYGLASASFESVVQAAQKANAHAFITELQDGYHTEAGEKGAQLSGGQKQRVAIARALIRTPPILILDEATSALDAESEHAIQQAIYGDLQNHTVLVIAHRLSTVEKAHNIIVLDKGRVVQQGSHKELMEEGGLYSKLVQRQILGLETGGHQPEARGDSAKAPSGLEEEFRIDHSLPATAQDDYNNTAHK; encoded by the exons ATGCTGGGCGGCTGGCATGGCTTCCCCTACAGGCACTCGCACCCTGCTCCCCTTTCCCCACCACCTCCCGGTGGCGAATGCCAACCCCATCCCCTTCTTCTCACCCCACACAGAGGACACTGTGGCCATGTCCTCCCTGCACTAGAACCGTCCCCCCCCACCGCCTCAGTGGCTCCCAACCCGGCCGGGAGGATGCGTGCCTGGAAGGCGGTGGCCAGCACGCTGGTGCTGAGCGGGGTCGATGTGGTGGTCACCACGCTGCTCTACGCCCACGGCCGGGGCGGCCGGGACATCCTGCAGGACCTGCGGCACTTCAACATCTTCAACTCGCTGCTGGACGTCTGGGGGGGCTGCCTCTACCGCAGCTgcgtgctgctgggggcttCCATCGGGGTGGCCACCAACACAGCCTACGGCCCCCGGCGCCTCAGGGCCTCGCGGACCTTCATCGCTGTCGTCTGCCTCCTCATGGGCATCTACATGATGGTGAAGCTGCTGCTCTACTCCGAGGTGCGCAGGACCATCAAGGACCCCTGGTTCTGGGGGCTCTTTGCCTGGACCTACGTGGCTTTGGCGGCCACCTTCGGGCTgtggcagctgctggcctgCGTGACGTCCTCCCGCGAGGCACTGGGGCATGGCTCCGAGTCCCGCACCGAGGCGGAGGAGAGCTGCGATGCCCCCCGGGACAAgagggaggaggcggcgggTCCCACCATCCACAAGCTGCTGTCGTACACCAAGCCGGACGCCTTCTTCCTGGGCATcgcctccttcttcctcctggtGGCCGCGCTGG GAGAGACCTTCCTGCCCTACTACACGGGGCTGGCCATCGACGGCATCGTGGTGCAGAAGAGCATGGACCGCTTCTCCACGGCCGTGCTGGTCATGTCGCTGCTTGCCATAGGAAG CTCATTTGCCGCAGGTATCCGGGGCGGCGTTTTTACGCTCATATTTGCAAGGCTGAACATCCGCCTCCGCAACTGCCTCTTCAGGTCGCTGGTGTCCCAAGAGATGAGTTTCTTTGATGAGAACCGTACAG GGGACGTCATCTCCCGCCTGACGTCGGACACGACCATCGTGAGCGACCTGGTGTCCCAGAACATCAACATCTTCCTGCGCAACGTGGTGAAGGCCACGGGGGTGATCTTCTTCATGTTCAGCCTCTCGTGGAAGCTCTCGCTTGTCACCTTCATGGGCTTCCCCATCATCATGCTGGTGTCCGATGTCTACGGCAAGTACTACAAG aaACTCTCCAAGGACGTGCAGAATGCCCTGGCCAAGGCCAACAACACCGCCGAGGAGACCATCTCAGCCATGAAGACCGTCCGCAGCTTTGCAAACGAGGAGGCGGAGGCCAACGTGTACtggcagaagctgcagcaggtgTACAAACTGAACAAGCGCGAGGCCCTGGCTTACACCTACTACGTGTGGTCCAGCGGG CTGACCCTCCTGGTGGTCCAGGTCAGCATCCTTTACTACGGCGGGCACCTCGTGATCTCTGGGCAAATGACAAGCGGAAACCTGATATCCTTCATCATTTATGAGTTCGTCTTGGGAGACTGCATGGAG TCCGTGGGCTCCGTCTACAGCGGCCTGATGCAGGGGGTGGGAGCTGCTGAGAAGGTGTTCGAGTTCATCGACCGCAAGCCAACAATGGTGAACGACGGGTCTCTGGCCCCAGACCACGTGGATGGGAAGGTGGAGTTCAGAAACGTGACGTTCTCCTACCGCACACGCTCTGCCACGCAGGTCCTCCAG AACGTGTCCTTCACCCTGCACCCTGGCAAAGTGACGGCGCTGGTGGGCCCCTCGGGCAGCGGGAAGAGCTCCTGCGTCAACATCCTGGAGAACTTCTACCCTCTGCAAGACGGGCAGGTGCTGCTCGACGGGCGTCCCATTAACATGTACGATCACAAGTACCTGCACTCAGTG aTCTCCTTGGTGAGCCAAGAGCCAGTGCTGTTTGCTCGCTCCATTGCTGATAATATTTCCTACGGCTTAGCTTCGGCCTCCTTCGAGTCGGTTGTTCAGGCTGCCCAGAAGGCTAACGCCCATGCCTTCATCACGGAGCTACAGGACGGCTACCACACAG AGGCAGGCGAAAAAGGAGCTCAGCTGTCGGGTGGCCAGAAGCAGAGAGTGGCTATTGCCAGGGCCTTGATCCGAACCCCCCCCATCCTCATCCTGGACGAAGCCACGAGCGCGCTGGATGCAGAGAGCGAACACGCG ATTCAGCAGGCGATTTACGGCGACTTGCAGAACCACACCGTGCTCGTCATAGCTCACAGGCTGAGCACTGTGGAGAAGGCACACAACATCATTGTGCTGGACAAGGGCCGCGTGGTGCAGCAGGGCTCGCACAAGGAGCTGATGGAAGAAGGAGGGCTTTATTCCAAGCTGGTGCAGAGACAGATCCTGGGGCTCGAGACGGGCGGCCACCAACCCGAAGCCCGGGGAGATTCAGCGAAGGCACCCAGCGGGCTGGAGGAAGAGTTCAGGATAGACCATTCCCTCCCGGCCACGGCGCAGGACGATTATAACAACACAGCTCACAAGTGA
- the ABCB9 gene encoding ABC-type oligopeptide transporter ABCB9 isoform X2, with protein sequence MRAWKAVASTLVLSGVDVVVTTLLYAHGRGGRDILQDLRHFNIFNSLLDVWGGCLYRSCVLLGASIGVATNTAYGPRRLRASRTFIAVVCLLMGIYMMVKLLLYSEVRRTIKDPWFWGLFAWTYVALAATFGLWQLLACVTSSREALGHGSESRTEAEESCDAPRDKREEAAGPTIHKLLSYTKPDAFFLGIASFFLLVAALGETFLPYYTGLAIDGIVVQKSMDRFSTAVLVMSLLAIGSSFAAGIRGGVFTLIFARLNIRLRNCLFRSLVSQEMSFFDENRTGDVISRLTSDTTIVSDLVSQNINIFLRNVVKATGVIFFMFSLSWKLSLVTFMGFPIIMLVSDVYGKYYKKLSKDVQNALAKANNTAEETISAMKTVRSFANEEAEANVYWQKLQQVYKLNKREALAYTYYVWSSGLTLLVVQVSILYYGGHLVISGQMTSGNLISFIIYEFVLGDCMESVGSVYSGLMQGVGAAEKVFEFIDRKPTMVNDGSLAPDHVDGKVEFRNVTFSYRTRSATQVLQNVSFTLHPGKVTALVGPSGSGKSSCVNILENFYPLQDGQVLLDGRPINMYDHKYLHSVISLVSQEPVLFARSIADNISYGLASASFESVVQAAQKANAHAFITELQDGYHTEAGEKGAQLSGGQKQRVAIARALIRTPPILILDEATSALDAESEHAIQQAIYGDLQNHTVLVIAHRLSTVEKAHNIIVLDKGRVVQQGSHKELMEEGGLYSKLVQRQILGLETGGHQPEARGDSAKAPSGLEEEFRIDHSLPATAQDDYNNTAHK encoded by the exons ATGCGTGCCTGGAAGGCGGTGGCCAGCACGCTGGTGCTGAGCGGGGTCGATGTGGTGGTCACCACGCTGCTCTACGCCCACGGCCGGGGCGGCCGGGACATCCTGCAGGACCTGCGGCACTTCAACATCTTCAACTCGCTGCTGGACGTCTGGGGGGGCTGCCTCTACCGCAGCTgcgtgctgctgggggcttCCATCGGGGTGGCCACCAACACAGCCTACGGCCCCCGGCGCCTCAGGGCCTCGCGGACCTTCATCGCTGTCGTCTGCCTCCTCATGGGCATCTACATGATGGTGAAGCTGCTGCTCTACTCCGAGGTGCGCAGGACCATCAAGGACCCCTGGTTCTGGGGGCTCTTTGCCTGGACCTACGTGGCTTTGGCGGCCACCTTCGGGCTgtggcagctgctggcctgCGTGACGTCCTCCCGCGAGGCACTGGGGCATGGCTCCGAGTCCCGCACCGAGGCGGAGGAGAGCTGCGATGCCCCCCGGGACAAgagggaggaggcggcgggTCCCACCATCCACAAGCTGCTGTCGTACACCAAGCCGGACGCCTTCTTCCTGGGCATcgcctccttcttcctcctggtGGCCGCGCTGG GAGAGACCTTCCTGCCCTACTACACGGGGCTGGCCATCGACGGCATCGTGGTGCAGAAGAGCATGGACCGCTTCTCCACGGCCGTGCTGGTCATGTCGCTGCTTGCCATAGGAAG CTCATTTGCCGCAGGTATCCGGGGCGGCGTTTTTACGCTCATATTTGCAAGGCTGAACATCCGCCTCCGCAACTGCCTCTTCAGGTCGCTGGTGTCCCAAGAGATGAGTTTCTTTGATGAGAACCGTACAG GGGACGTCATCTCCCGCCTGACGTCGGACACGACCATCGTGAGCGACCTGGTGTCCCAGAACATCAACATCTTCCTGCGCAACGTGGTGAAGGCCACGGGGGTGATCTTCTTCATGTTCAGCCTCTCGTGGAAGCTCTCGCTTGTCACCTTCATGGGCTTCCCCATCATCATGCTGGTGTCCGATGTCTACGGCAAGTACTACAAG aaACTCTCCAAGGACGTGCAGAATGCCCTGGCCAAGGCCAACAACACCGCCGAGGAGACCATCTCAGCCATGAAGACCGTCCGCAGCTTTGCAAACGAGGAGGCGGAGGCCAACGTGTACtggcagaagctgcagcaggtgTACAAACTGAACAAGCGCGAGGCCCTGGCTTACACCTACTACGTGTGGTCCAGCGGG CTGACCCTCCTGGTGGTCCAGGTCAGCATCCTTTACTACGGCGGGCACCTCGTGATCTCTGGGCAAATGACAAGCGGAAACCTGATATCCTTCATCATTTATGAGTTCGTCTTGGGAGACTGCATGGAG TCCGTGGGCTCCGTCTACAGCGGCCTGATGCAGGGGGTGGGAGCTGCTGAGAAGGTGTTCGAGTTCATCGACCGCAAGCCAACAATGGTGAACGACGGGTCTCTGGCCCCAGACCACGTGGATGGGAAGGTGGAGTTCAGAAACGTGACGTTCTCCTACCGCACACGCTCTGCCACGCAGGTCCTCCAG AACGTGTCCTTCACCCTGCACCCTGGCAAAGTGACGGCGCTGGTGGGCCCCTCGGGCAGCGGGAAGAGCTCCTGCGTCAACATCCTGGAGAACTTCTACCCTCTGCAAGACGGGCAGGTGCTGCTCGACGGGCGTCCCATTAACATGTACGATCACAAGTACCTGCACTCAGTG aTCTCCTTGGTGAGCCAAGAGCCAGTGCTGTTTGCTCGCTCCATTGCTGATAATATTTCCTACGGCTTAGCTTCGGCCTCCTTCGAGTCGGTTGTTCAGGCTGCCCAGAAGGCTAACGCCCATGCCTTCATCACGGAGCTACAGGACGGCTACCACACAG AGGCAGGCGAAAAAGGAGCTCAGCTGTCGGGTGGCCAGAAGCAGAGAGTGGCTATTGCCAGGGCCTTGATCCGAACCCCCCCCATCCTCATCCTGGACGAAGCCACGAGCGCGCTGGATGCAGAGAGCGAACACGCG ATTCAGCAGGCGATTTACGGCGACTTGCAGAACCACACCGTGCTCGTCATAGCTCACAGGCTGAGCACTGTGGAGAAGGCACACAACATCATTGTGCTGGACAAGGGCCGCGTGGTGCAGCAGGGCTCGCACAAGGAGCTGATGGAAGAAGGAGGGCTTTATTCCAAGCTGGTGCAGAGACAGATCCTGGGGCTCGAGACGGGCGGCCACCAACCCGAAGCCCGGGGAGATTCAGCGAAGGCACCCAGCGGGCTGGAGGAAGAGTTCAGGATAGACCATTCCCTCCCGGCCACGGCGCAGGACGATTATAACAACACAGCTCACAAGTGA
- the ABCB9 gene encoding ABC-type oligopeptide transporter ABCB9 isoform X3 yields MLGGWHGFPYRHSHPAPLSPPPPGGECQPHPLLLTPHRGHCGHVLPALEPSPPTASVAPNPAGRMRAWKAVASTLVLSGVDVVVTTLLYAHGRGGRDILQDLRHFNIFNSLLDVWGGCLYRSCVLLGASIGVATNTAYGPRRLRASRTFIAVVCLLMGIYMMVKLLLYSEVRRTIKDPWFWGLFAWTYVALAATFGLWQLLACVTSSREALGHGSESRTEAEESCDAPRDKREEAAGPTIHKLLSYTKPDAFFLGIASFFLLVAALGETFLPYYTGLAIDGIVVQKSMDRFSTAVLVMSLLAIGSSFAAGIRGGVFTLIFARLNIRLRNCLFRSLVSQEMSFFDENRTGDVISRLTSDTTIVSDLVSQNINIFLRNVVKATGVIFFMFSLSWKLSLVTFMGFPIIMLVSDVYGKYYKKLSKDVQNALAKANNTAEETISAMKTVRSFANEEAEANVYWQKLQQVYKLNKREALAYTYYVWSSGLTLLVVQVSILYYGGHLVISGQMTSGNLISFIIYEFVLGDCMESVGSVYSGLMQGVGAAEKVFEFIDRKPTMVNDGSLAPDHVDGKVEFRNVTFSYRTRSATQVLQNVSFTLHPGKVTALVGPSGSGKSSCVNILENFYPLQDGQVLLDGRPINISPW; encoded by the exons ATGCTGGGCGGCTGGCATGGCTTCCCCTACAGGCACTCGCACCCTGCTCCCCTTTCCCCACCACCTCCCGGTGGCGAATGCCAACCCCATCCCCTTCTTCTCACCCCACACAGAGGACACTGTGGCCATGTCCTCCCTGCACTAGAACCGTCCCCCCCCACCGCCTCAGTGGCTCCCAACCCGGCCGGGAGGATGCGTGCCTGGAAGGCGGTGGCCAGCACGCTGGTGCTGAGCGGGGTCGATGTGGTGGTCACCACGCTGCTCTACGCCCACGGCCGGGGCGGCCGGGACATCCTGCAGGACCTGCGGCACTTCAACATCTTCAACTCGCTGCTGGACGTCTGGGGGGGCTGCCTCTACCGCAGCTgcgtgctgctgggggcttCCATCGGGGTGGCCACCAACACAGCCTACGGCCCCCGGCGCCTCAGGGCCTCGCGGACCTTCATCGCTGTCGTCTGCCTCCTCATGGGCATCTACATGATGGTGAAGCTGCTGCTCTACTCCGAGGTGCGCAGGACCATCAAGGACCCCTGGTTCTGGGGGCTCTTTGCCTGGACCTACGTGGCTTTGGCGGCCACCTTCGGGCTgtggcagctgctggcctgCGTGACGTCCTCCCGCGAGGCACTGGGGCATGGCTCCGAGTCCCGCACCGAGGCGGAGGAGAGCTGCGATGCCCCCCGGGACAAgagggaggaggcggcgggTCCCACCATCCACAAGCTGCTGTCGTACACCAAGCCGGACGCCTTCTTCCTGGGCATcgcctccttcttcctcctggtGGCCGCGCTGG GAGAGACCTTCCTGCCCTACTACACGGGGCTGGCCATCGACGGCATCGTGGTGCAGAAGAGCATGGACCGCTTCTCCACGGCCGTGCTGGTCATGTCGCTGCTTGCCATAGGAAG CTCATTTGCCGCAGGTATCCGGGGCGGCGTTTTTACGCTCATATTTGCAAGGCTGAACATCCGCCTCCGCAACTGCCTCTTCAGGTCGCTGGTGTCCCAAGAGATGAGTTTCTTTGATGAGAACCGTACAG GGGACGTCATCTCCCGCCTGACGTCGGACACGACCATCGTGAGCGACCTGGTGTCCCAGAACATCAACATCTTCCTGCGCAACGTGGTGAAGGCCACGGGGGTGATCTTCTTCATGTTCAGCCTCTCGTGGAAGCTCTCGCTTGTCACCTTCATGGGCTTCCCCATCATCATGCTGGTGTCCGATGTCTACGGCAAGTACTACAAG aaACTCTCCAAGGACGTGCAGAATGCCCTGGCCAAGGCCAACAACACCGCCGAGGAGACCATCTCAGCCATGAAGACCGTCCGCAGCTTTGCAAACGAGGAGGCGGAGGCCAACGTGTACtggcagaagctgcagcaggtgTACAAACTGAACAAGCGCGAGGCCCTGGCTTACACCTACTACGTGTGGTCCAGCGGG CTGACCCTCCTGGTGGTCCAGGTCAGCATCCTTTACTACGGCGGGCACCTCGTGATCTCTGGGCAAATGACAAGCGGAAACCTGATATCCTTCATCATTTATGAGTTCGTCTTGGGAGACTGCATGGAG TCCGTGGGCTCCGTCTACAGCGGCCTGATGCAGGGGGTGGGAGCTGCTGAGAAGGTGTTCGAGTTCATCGACCGCAAGCCAACAATGGTGAACGACGGGTCTCTGGCCCCAGACCACGTGGATGGGAAGGTGGAGTTCAGAAACGTGACGTTCTCCTACCGCACACGCTCTGCCACGCAGGTCCTCCAG AACGTGTCCTTCACCCTGCACCCTGGCAAAGTGACGGCGCTGGTGGGCCCCTCGGGCAGCGGGAAGAGCTCCTGCGTCAACATCCTGGAGAACTTCTACCCTCTGCAAGACGGGCAGGTGCTGCTCGACGGGCGTCCCATTAACAT aTCTCCTTGGTGA